The window ACGTGAGGCGAGGGTGCCGGCCTGCACGTGTACCGTCACTTGGAAGCGGTCGGCGGAGTAGCCCGGATCGAGCCCGCCGGCCAGCGCACCCTCGGCCACCAGCCCCAGCGCATCGGCCCGCCGCTGCCCCATCGTGGTCTCGGCGTCTGCCTCGTCCCTGTCGCCCGCCTCGCTCGCAGGCACCTGCTCCAGCGCCGCCTCCATCGCGCGCAGCAGCACCGCTCCCACCTCCGCCGTCAGCCGCCCGCGTACAACCACCATGCCGTCCTCGTCCACCTGCATGCTCAGCGCCCGGCTCGCCAGGCGTTCCCGCTCGGCATCCGGCGACGCGTCACGGTCCGCCCGCCGCCATGCCCGCACCAGCCGCTCCACCTGCGCGGCCGTGGAGCCGAGGGCCACCGCCAGCAGGTACGCTTCGGTGGCCGGCGTCGCCACCCGGGTCAGGGCGCGTACCTTGGAGTAGGACAACTGGCCGCGGGCCATGGCCGCGGCAACGTGGTTGAGGTCGGCCAGAGCGGTGGCGACGCGCAGCTTCTCGCGCGCGGCGCCGAGGGCAAGGCCGGTGCGGTAGTTGAGCCAGTGGGCGCAGGAGCGAAAGCCCTCCCAGCCGTACCCGCGGTCGAATTCCCGCAGGTAGCACAGCAACTCGTACGTAGCGGCGTCGATGCGCGCCGACAGCTCGGCGATTTGATCGCCGAGACATTCCATATCCGGCGGTTGGACCGGGTCCGGTTGCATCCCTGGCATGTCGGGAAGCTTGCGGGCTGCGGGCGGAACCGTGGTAGCCGCGACCGAGCCCCCCGCGGGCTGCTCCGCCCGGTCGGGAGTCGCCACGGCCGTCGCTTGGCGAGCAAAGGTGATCGTTTCGTGATCCATGTTGGGGCTATCGTACACCCGGATTTCGTTCGACCCGTGAACGCCCGTGGCGGCGCCGGCCGCCGGATTCTGGCTTTCGAAGCCAATTCGGGAGCCCGAGCCGCGAGGGCTCCGGCTACGCGTGTCCTCGGCAGGATGGTGGCAGGGTCGAGCATGTGTCCGAATCGGACGGGCCAAACCGTGTCAACCCCCAAACCGGAGAAAATCTACAATATTTCGGCCCTTATCGATCCAAACCCTTTGGCCCGGTCGCTACGCTAGCTCCGCGGGCTCCGGCTCAATCGGCGCTGCTCCCATGTAACCATGTGCCGAAATACTCACATAGGACCCCTTGACAGCGCGCACTATACCATCCTCCTCCACCCTCGAAAGCCTCAGATTTGACACCGTCAGTCCGGTCATCTCCTGCTTCTCTAGGTTATAGTGGCACGATCCACGAAGGATAAAATCGTACGTCCTGATCCCGTCGGGGCTCACCCACTGGTCCTCTAGTTTAAGTCGTACCTCAAGAATCTCAACTTGATCCGTGGCCAGCCGCGTTTGCTCGATATTCCCCGTTTCCTTGGGTCGACATCCACTGTTCGTTTCCAGCTCCTGTCTGTCTGCAGAGATTGCATCGTAGACAAAGGCGAACACGTCCTCGCTTGGTATAGGAGGTATCTCGCTCTTGAGCTCGGCCAGCAACAAGTCCATACCGCGATAGAAAGTTAGTCTTCTTGCCGTTTCTACCCCTACGGATTCGGCTTCGGCTCGTAACTGTGGGTGCAGATCGTTGGGACGCGAGTTACCGCGGAAGTCTGCGTCGCTCGAGACGAGAATGACATCGTGCTTTTCCATGAGGTATAGACACTGTTCCCAAATATAGCAATCATTCTCGCTCGTCCTACGATGACCAGGAGGATGCTCGATCTGGTTTCTGGACTTCGCGCGTTGGCGCAACGTGTCAGAATCGGGCAAAATAACAGCCTTGAGATGCCGCGCGCTGGCAAGCATCTTCGCTCGCTCCTCAATCGCATCATCGCTCGGGCCGTTCCATCCACTCACTCCGTTACAAAACCGTGCCAGCCATTCCAAGCACGCCTCGATGCTTTTCTTCTTTCCCTTCGCTCTCGAGGCTAACACACGCTCACATTCTTCCGCGACTGTTTGTACCACAACCAGTTCCGTGCCGCGGCGAAAGAGGTAGTGCTTAAGTGCGGACGCACCTTTCGAGGTAAGACCGATCTCTTCGATAAACGTGCAGCTGTCCAAGACAAGAACTTCGCTTGATTTGGGAGCCTCTTGTGATGTAATGTCCACTGGTTAGGATCCTAACTTCGACTCTATATGGTCCTGGAATGCTTCGTGCTATCCTATCAGTATTCGATGTGGCGCGGAGCGCAACCAAGTCCAAGGCGAAGATGAACTTTCAGAATAGTACTGTAGCGGATCGCAGGGTGAGTGACAATACGGATCTGCACCGCCGGTCCTGGAGCTTGAACCGGGCAGAGTGTTCGACGATTTCTTTCCGCAAGTGAGAACTCGGGGAGTTCGGCCGCGTGTGGCAGACGACGTTGCAGCCTGATGACGAAAAGGCGCAGGTCTTCACCCGTGCCAGCACTGACATCGACAGCGAGGCGGCGCGTGCTGG of the Spirochaetaceae bacterium genome contains:
- a CDS encoding DUF222 domain-containing protein, which translates into the protein MECLGDQIAELSARIDAATYELLCYLREFDRGYGWEGFRSCAHWLNYRTGLALGAAREKLRVATALADLNHVAAAMARGQLSYSKVRALTRVATPATEAYLLAVALGSTAAQVERLVRAWRRADRDASPDAERERLASRALSMQVDEDGMVVVRGRLTAEVGAVLLRAMEAALEQVPASEAGDRDEADAETTMGQRRADALGLVAEGALAGGLDPGYSADRFQVTVHVQAGTLASREPDVGAPRASAEAPTPGPAASVPLPAVADPAPHASEETPEVKPAALEARVSAGTWDANSTAPEPAVPAQGLVAAYSDSRCAGSAVRPPLCEGSVPCGGDAESHGSQCAGAADGSASTDASLWHPHELDNHEDRRSGSTGWPSPSEQATFGAAHVSAGTFAVGKAGGGPPAPGADLDAGQAVIEQAGGLHLGREAARRVACDAGLVELRHGADG